ATTTTCATCACCCAATCGGCACGAGCACCTTGCATGCTTACCACACTCTCACCATGATCAGGTACAAATGCATCGAGGTAAATTAATTTGCCGATACGTTCGGGTACACGATCGGCAACACCGGTTATGACCATACCACCATAACTATGACCAACGAGAATTACATTATGCAAGTCTTCATACAAGATCATGTTCACCACATCGTTGATATGTGTATTCAATCCAACTTCAAGAGATGCAAGATGAACCCGTTCCCCTTGACCTGTTAATGAAGGACGATATACAATTGCACCTGTTGCCGTCATCAACGAATCAGCTTTCTTAAATGCCCAGCTACCACCCCATGCGCCATGCACAATTACATACACTGGTTTTGCTGGTGCTTGAGCAAGGATCAACTGCTGCACACTAAGTGCGATGAACATAAATAATAATATGACAGACCTCATCTGAATGTATTTTTAATCAAAGTAAGTTAATGTGATATTTGTCTTAATGATTATTTTTTCTTTTTTTCGAACTTCAACAGCTTAGCTCCCCTGATATCACCTACGTAAATATTTCCGTTCTTGTCTACTGCAATATCATGATACCAGGAAGCAGTTCGTTTGTTTTCTCCTGTGCTGCCAAATTGAAAAACAACATTTCCTGCTGTGTCGTATTGAAAAACCTTCGAACCCTTGTTACCAATATCAGTCGTAATGGTATAATCAAAATCGATGGCGTAAAGATGTTGTGCGCTGTCGATTGTTACAGATGGCAATTGAGGTACGGAATCTTTGTTCTTTAACACACGTAGAAATTTGCCATTTTTATCAAACACCTGGATGCGGTTATTTTGCCTGTCAGCCACATAAACATGTTCGTTTTTATCAAGCGTTATACCATGCGGTATATCAAATTCACCTTCATCGCTTCCTTTTGTACCCCATTGCAATAAATACTTTCCATCAGCGGAAAACTTCACCACCCTGCTGTTACCATAGCCATCACTCACATAAAATGAACCGTCATTTGCAACAATAACATCGGTGGGTAAATTAAAATGCGAAGAATCGTTGCCGGGAGTTTTTGCAATACCCAGCTTCATCAATAACTGTCCATTGTGACTGAACTTTAGTATTTGATGAAGCCCCACATCTGTTACCCAAACATTATCATTCTTATCAACCGTTAAACCATGCGGCATGATGAATTGATTGGCGCCCCATTCATTGATGATGGTTCCTGTTTCAGCATCAAGCTCAAGTATGGTGTTTTTATCAATAAATGATTCCGGAAAAGGATCGGTCCATTTTCTACCCGCCCTGTGAAAAACAAAGATGTGCTGCTTGCTGTCGATGCCGATACCGGTTGGCTGACCAAATGAATAACCTGCAGGCAACTGAGGCCATGCCTCATCCAACGCATAGTTTATTGGTTGATCATTCTTATTATTGTTTGGATTATCAGCACACCCAAACAAAACAACTATTGCAAGTAAAAGGAAGTTCTTTATTGTATACATGTTGTTTATGAAAATTAATATTTCATCCTTTGATCATGGTTTTCAAAAACGTTTGCACCGCTTCTGATTTTCCGATTGGTTCAAGCAAAAGAATGAACAGGTTTACCCCGAGCGCCAGGTAAGTAGCAGCATGTTTAAGCTTATCATATTTCCATGCAGCAAGCAACAACATGGTAATAATGATGGCCTGTGTAGGATACATCGGCGCCATAATATCAATATTTGGCCAATGCTTACTATTCATGCCTATGTAAACATTCTGTACACCCCTTCCAAGCGCAGGCATCATGATCAAAAATACGGTGGTAATAAGCCACCATGCATGTTGCTCAATTTGCTTACGATGA
The DNA window shown above is from Lacibacter sp. H375 and carries:
- a CDS encoding peptidyl-alpha-hydroxyglycine alpha-amidating lyase family protein gives rise to the protein MYTIKNFLLLAIVVLFGCADNPNNNKNDQPINYALDEAWPQLPAGYSFGQPTGIGIDSKQHIFVFHRAGRKWTDPFPESFIDKNTILELDAETGTIINEWGANQFIMPHGLTVDKNDNVWVTDVGLHQILKFSHNGQLLMKLGIAKTPGNDSSHFNLPTDVIVANDGSFYVSDGYGNSRVVKFSADGKYLLQWGTKGSDEGEFDIPHGITLDKNEHVYVADRQNNRIQVFDKNGKFLRVLKNKDSVPQLPSVTIDSAQHLYAIDFDYTITTDIGNKGSKVFQYDTAGNVVFQFGSTGENKRTASWYHDIAVDKNGNIYVGDIRGAKLLKFEKKKK
- a CDS encoding alpha/beta fold hydrolase, producing the protein MRSVILLFMFIALSVQQLILAQAPAKPVYVIVHGAWGGSWAFKKADSLMTATGAIVYRPSLTGQGERVHLASLEVGLNTHINDVVNMILYEDLHNVILVGHSYGGMVITGVADRVPERIGKLIYLDAFVPDHGESVVSMQGARADWVMKMASNGYLIPAWVKPGQEPPKDVPHPLKTFTDTISLTNTKRLSLPVTYILTVAKGVDASTDDFALQADRAKKKGWPVMQMEADHNPQWSAVEALVALLLKVGK